The following are encoded together in the Vibrio zhugei genome:
- the pdxA gene encoding 4-hydroxythreonine-4-phosphate dehydrogenase PdxA, producing the protein MVRKLVVTAGEPAGIGPDLVLALSQHDWPHQLVICADKALLQTRAEQLGIDVQLLDYDATSLAVPQKAGSLVVDHIPLAEPVVAGRLNEANGYYVLNTLKRAALGCMNDEFDAIVTGPVHKGIINRAGVAFSGHTEFFAEISNTPLVVMMLATQGLRTALVTTHLPLAYVSKAVTPERIEKVIDILHHDLVERFDIPAPRIYVCGLNPHAGEGGVLGHEEEVTINPTLERLRQEKGYQLIGCLPADTIFSEKNLNDADAVLGMYHDQVLPVLKYKGFGRAVNITLGLPFIRTSVDHGTALDLAGTGLADLGSFQTALQQAIELVDKKAQ; encoded by the coding sequence ATAGTTAGAAAATTGGTGGTTACGGCCGGTGAACCCGCAGGAATTGGACCGGATCTGGTTCTTGCTCTTTCGCAACATGATTGGCCGCACCAATTAGTCATTTGTGCCGATAAAGCTCTGCTGCAAACACGCGCAGAACAACTCGGTATTGATGTCCAATTACTCGATTACGACGCCACAAGCCTCGCGGTGCCGCAAAAAGCGGGCTCATTGGTTGTCGATCATATCCCGCTAGCAGAACCTGTTGTCGCGGGCCGCTTAAATGAAGCGAACGGCTATTATGTATTAAATACGCTGAAAAGAGCGGCTTTAGGCTGTATGAATGACGAGTTTGATGCTATTGTCACCGGCCCTGTACACAAGGGGATAATTAATCGTGCAGGCGTCGCATTTAGCGGCCATACTGAGTTCTTTGCCGAGATATCAAACACACCATTAGTGGTCATGATGCTCGCAACACAAGGTCTACGTACCGCTCTGGTGACCACACATTTACCCTTAGCGTATGTGTCGAAAGCCGTCACCCCTGAGCGCATAGAGAAGGTCATCGACATTCTCCATCATGATCTAGTGGAACGCTTCGATATCCCCGCTCCTCGTATCTACGTGTGTGGTTTAAATCCACACGCTGGAGAAGGCGGAGTGTTAGGCCATGAAGAAGAAGTAACGATTAACCCAACGCTAGAGCGGTTAAGACAGGAAAAAGGCTACCAATTGATTGGATGTCTCCCTGCTGACACGATTTTTAGCGAGAAAAATTTAAATGATGCTGATGCGGTGTTAGGCATGTACCACGATCAAGTACTGCCTGTACTAAAATATAAAGGATTTGGGCGAGCCGTTAATATTACCTTGGGTTTACCTTTTATACGGACATCTGTAGACCATGGCACAGCATTAGATTTAGCTGGAACTGGCCTTGCTGATTTAGGCAGTTTTCAAACAGCGTTGCAACAAGCCATTGAGCTTGTTGATAAGAAAGCACAATAA
- the apaH gene encoding bis(5'-nucleosyl)-tetraphosphatase (symmetrical) ApaH — MATYIVGDIQGCLDELQSLLNHVHFDRQHDQLWLAGDLVARGPKSLETLRFVRSLGDAAQVILGNHDLHLLAVSLGIHSPKPKDHTQPIFSAPDKTELLNWLRQQPLLAEHPEFIMCHAGISPQWDLETARAAAKEVEDILHHGDWQWLLKNMYENKPDYWCHDLTGIQRYRYIINAFTRMRFCYADGRLDMQCKRPPKDIQDPTIMPWFETPERVSVAKPIIFGHWAALEGYRGENLYGLDTGCVWGGCLTMLRWEDQTFFEQPSLSAQ; from the coding sequence ATGGCAACCTATATTGTCGGTGATATTCAAGGCTGTCTAGACGAGCTACAAAGCCTATTAAATCATGTACATTTTGATCGACAACATGACCAACTGTGGCTCGCCGGTGATCTCGTCGCACGAGGCCCAAAATCACTAGAGACATTGCGCTTTGTTCGCTCGCTTGGCGATGCCGCTCAAGTGATTCTTGGTAACCATGATCTGCACCTCTTAGCGGTTTCACTCGGCATTCATTCACCAAAGCCGAAAGATCATACGCAACCCATTTTTTCTGCGCCAGACAAAACCGAGTTACTCAATTGGCTGCGCCAGCAACCACTTCTGGCTGAACACCCAGAATTTATCATGTGTCATGCGGGGATTTCGCCTCAATGGGATCTCGAGACCGCTCGTGCTGCCGCCAAAGAAGTAGAGGACATTCTCCATCATGGCGATTGGCAATGGCTCTTGAAAAACATGTATGAGAATAAGCCTGATTATTGGTGCCATGATCTGACAGGCATTCAACGCTATCGCTATATTATCAATGCGTTTACCCGTATGCGCTTTTGTTACGCTGACGGACGTTTAGATATGCAATGCAAACGACCACCTAAAGATATTCAAGACCCCACGATCATGCCTTGGTTCGAGACACCTGAGCGCGTCTCTGTGGCGAAACCGATTATCTTTGGACATTGGGCTGCCTTGGAAGGATATCGTGGTGAGAACCTTTATGGGCTTGATACTGGCTGTGTTTGGGGAGGATGCCTGACGATGCTTCGCTGGGAAGACCAAACCTTTTTTGAACAGCCCTCGCTCAGCGCCCAATAA
- the apaG gene encoding Co2+/Mg2+ efflux protein ApaG gives MDHQPGIQIHVQTRYIPEQSTPENNHYLFAYLITIKNLTSDTVQLLSRRWLITDANGKQITVEGDGVVGEQPMIESGQEYSYTSGTALETPVGVMQGHYVMNDHNGNEFTTNIEPFRLAMPNVLH, from the coding sequence ATGGACCACCAACCTGGCATTCAAATTCACGTTCAAACGCGATACATTCCAGAACAATCCACTCCTGAAAACAATCACTACCTCTTCGCGTATTTAATCACCATCAAAAACCTGACCTCTGATACTGTGCAGTTGCTGAGTCGACGCTGGCTGATCACGGACGCCAATGGCAAACAAATTACCGTAGAAGGTGATGGCGTGGTTGGGGAGCAACCGATGATTGAAAGCGGCCAAGAATATAGCTATACCAGTGGCACTGCACTTGAGACGCCTGTTGGCGTTATGCAGGGACATTATGTTATGAATGACCATAACGGTAACGAATTTACGACGAATATTGAGCCCTTTCGTTTAGCAATGCCCAATGTTCTGCACTAA
- the djlA gene encoding co-chaperone DjlA, whose product MQVFGKILGAFFGFLFGGPIGAALGLFIGHQFDKGRSINQAGGFGQAFGGGPRVNQEELQQEYFNAAFAVMGHVAKAKGNVTQQEIQLATQVMERMGLYGEQLRAAQNAFREGKESSFPLQETLQRIRSMISGRGDLLQFFLDLQISSAFADGELQASERELLFTIAKGLGFSAAHLESRLRMQEAAFRFQRGNGSFGGQQQSHRSEQSRGWQQASQASQLADAYEVLGVKASDDEKTIKRAYRKLMNEHHPDKLMAKGLPKEMMNVAKQKSQQIQNAYDVIKKEKDIR is encoded by the coding sequence ATGCAGGTTTTCGGCAAAATTCTTGGCGCTTTTTTTGGTTTCTTATTTGGAGGCCCAATTGGCGCAGCGTTAGGACTTTTTATTGGACATCAGTTTGATAAAGGGAGAAGTATCAATCAAGCGGGCGGTTTTGGACAGGCTTTTGGCGGCGGTCCGCGAGTGAATCAAGAAGAGCTCCAGCAGGAGTATTTTAATGCGGCGTTTGCGGTTATGGGGCACGTAGCGAAAGCCAAAGGCAACGTTACCCAGCAAGAAATCCAGCTGGCGACGCAGGTGATGGAGCGAATGGGCTTGTACGGCGAGCAGCTGCGGGCCGCGCAAAACGCCTTTCGAGAAGGCAAAGAGTCGAGTTTTCCTTTACAAGAAACTCTGCAAAGAATTCGCTCAATGATTTCCGGGCGGGGTGATTTGTTGCAGTTCTTCTTGGATTTACAAATCTCCTCTGCGTTTGCTGATGGCGAATTGCAAGCCAGTGAACGAGAGCTGTTGTTTACCATTGCTAAAGGGCTAGGCTTTTCCGCCGCCCACCTAGAAAGTCGTTTGCGCATGCAAGAAGCGGCGTTTCGTTTTCAGCGTGGTAATGGCAGTTTTGGAGGACAGCAGCAGTCACATCGCTCTGAACAAAGCCGGGGGTGGCAACAGGCTTCTCAAGCCAGTCAGTTGGCCGATGCCTACGAGGTGTTGGGCGTTAAGGCATCGGATGATGAAAAAACCATTAAACGTGCCTATCGTAAACTGATGAACGAGCATCATCCGGACAAATTGATGGCCAAAGGCTTGCCGAAAGAAATGATGAATGTGGCCAAGCAGAAATCACAACAAATTCAAAATGCTTATGATGTGATTAAGAAAGAGAAAGATATACGATAA
- the rsmA gene encoding 16S rRNA (adenine(1518)-N(6)/adenine(1519)-N(6))-dimethyltransferase RsmA codes for MRNDVHMGHKARKRFGQNFLNDPYIIDGIVAAINPLPGQNLVEIGPGLGALTEPVAREIDKMSVIELDRDLAERLRTHPDLAEKLTIHEGDAMRFDFSTLVKPNEPLRIFGNLPYNISTPLMFHLFEYHADIQDMHFMLQKEVVKRLAAGPGSKAYGRLTVMAQYYCKVVPVLEVPPTAFVPPPKVDSAVVRLVPYDVLPHPTTNMKWLERVVRDGFNQRRKTVRNCYKGLVDADTLESLGITPSMRPENLTLEQFVTLANFLDANHTA; via the coding sequence ATGAGAAATGATGTCCATATGGGACACAAAGCGCGTAAGCGTTTTGGTCAAAACTTTCTAAACGATCCGTACATTATTGACGGCATCGTCGCTGCCATTAACCCACTCCCAGGGCAAAACTTGGTAGAAATCGGTCCAGGTTTGGGCGCACTGACTGAGCCTGTGGCGCGTGAAATTGATAAAATGAGCGTGATTGAGCTCGACCGTGATTTGGCAGAACGCCTGCGTACTCATCCTGACTTAGCTGAGAAGCTAACGATTCATGAAGGCGATGCGATGCGCTTTGATTTTTCGACGCTCGTGAAGCCGAACGAGCCGCTGCGTATCTTTGGTAACTTGCCCTATAACATTTCGACCCCGTTGATGTTCCACTTATTTGAGTATCATGCGGATATTCAAGATATGCACTTTATGCTGCAAAAAGAAGTGGTGAAACGTCTGGCAGCCGGCCCCGGTAGTAAAGCCTATGGCCGCCTCACGGTTATGGCACAGTACTACTGTAAAGTTGTTCCGGTTCTAGAAGTCCCACCGACCGCATTTGTACCGCCACCAAAAGTGGATTCGGCCGTTGTACGCTTAGTTCCTTATGATGTATTGCCTCATCCAACCACCAATATGAAATGGTTAGAGCGCGTGGTAAGGGATGGATTCAACCAGCGACGTAAAACCGTTCGTAACTGCTATAAAGGCCTCGTCGATGCCGATACGCTCGAGTCTCTGGGGATCACGCCAAGTATGCGCCCTGAAAACTTGACCTTAGAGCAATTCGTGACTCTCGCTAACTTTCTTGATGCGAATCATACTGCTTAA
- the surA gene encoding peptidylprolyl isomerase SurA, translating to MKLWKHLLIGFVTLMTCTAAVAKSVELDNVAVVVNNGVILQSDINNAMNRIKANASKNGKTLPKTSVLRDQIVDQLIMEKLQEQEADRIGVKIDDSRLDAAINDIAKRQSLTKAQLISSVQKEGISYADFRAEIRKEMKISEARNALVRRRVNIIPAEVDNMAKLLEEKSDATVRYNISHIQLRYNEDNKAAMIAKAKKIIEQLKHGKDFSQLAMTYSKGPKALKGGDWGWMRKEEMPTIFADHITDEKKGDIIGPFVSGAGIHILKVDDVKGLPNVSVTEVKARHILIKPSIILSDDGAKKELNNFIKQIQSGQAKFGDLAEQYSQDPGSASQKGDLGYQTVDNFVPEFKHKVEELPIGKISKPFKTVHGWHIVEVMARRNVDKTDAAMKNKAYQILFKRKFNEEASTWLKELRASAYIEKMKDNSSDS from the coding sequence ATGAAATTGTGGAAACACCTATTAATTGGTTTCGTGACCTTAATGACATGCACAGCCGCAGTTGCGAAATCTGTCGAGCTCGATAATGTCGCTGTCGTCGTCAATAATGGCGTCATTTTGCAAAGCGACATTAATAACGCGATGAATCGTATTAAAGCGAACGCGAGCAAAAATGGTAAAACACTACCGAAAACCTCGGTTTTGCGTGATCAGATCGTCGATCAATTGATCATGGAAAAACTGCAAGAGCAAGAAGCGGATCGCATTGGTGTTAAAATCGATGACTCGCGCCTTGATGCAGCGATTAATGATATTGCCAAACGTCAATCACTCACCAAAGCGCAATTAATCAGCTCGGTACAAAAAGAAGGCATTTCGTATGCAGATTTCCGCGCGGAAATTCGCAAAGAGATGAAAATCAGCGAAGCTCGTAACGCTTTAGTTCGTCGCCGAGTGAATATCATTCCCGCTGAAGTCGATAATATGGCGAAGCTGCTAGAAGAAAAAAGCGATGCGACCGTCCGCTACAATATCAGTCATATTCAACTGCGCTATAATGAAGACAACAAAGCAGCCATGATAGCTAAAGCGAAAAAAATCATTGAGCAGTTGAAACATGGGAAAGATTTCTCTCAGTTGGCGATGACCTACTCCAAAGGTCCAAAAGCCCTGAAAGGCGGTGACTGGGGTTGGATGCGTAAAGAAGAAATGCCAACCATTTTTGCTGACCATATCACAGACGAGAAAAAAGGCGATATTATCGGTCCATTCGTCAGTGGTGCTGGTATCCACATCTTAAAAGTGGACGATGTAAAAGGGTTACCTAACGTCTCTGTCACCGAAGTCAAAGCGCGTCATATTTTGATTAAGCCGAGTATTATTTTAAGTGATGATGGCGCGAAAAAAGAACTCAACAACTTCATCAAGCAAATTCAATCCGGCCAAGCTAAATTCGGCGATCTTGCTGAGCAATACAGCCAAGACCCAGGGTCGGCCTCGCAAAAAGGCGACCTAGGCTACCAGACAGTGGATAATTTTGTTCCCGAGTTTAAACACAAAGTGGAAGAGCTACCGATTGGTAAAATCAGTAAACCATTCAAAACGGTACACGGTTGGCATATTGTTGAAGTAATGGCTCGTCGTAATGTTGATAAAACAGACGCCGCGATGAAAAATAAAGCGTATCAAATCTTGTTTAAACGTAAGTTTAATGAAGAAGCCAGCACTTGGCTGAAAGAGCTACGAGCCAGTGCCTATATTGAAAAAATGAAGGATAATAGTAGTGATAGTTAG
- the folA gene encoding type 3 dihydrofolate reductase: MLISMIAAMANGRVIGQDNQMPWHLPADFAWFKQCTLGKPIIMGRKTYDSIGRPLPGRPNIVISRDSELRIEGVSTVTSIDEALALAADYEEVMVIGGGSIYAACLPRANRLYITEIKADIIGDTHFPDWGSDWRETHRQPYAADDKNQYDMEFVILERGTVPS, translated from the coding sequence ATGTTGATAAGTATGATTGCCGCCATGGCCAATGGGCGAGTGATAGGGCAGGACAATCAAATGCCTTGGCATTTGCCCGCTGATTTCGCTTGGTTTAAGCAGTGCACCTTAGGAAAACCCATCATCATGGGGCGTAAAACCTATGACTCAATTGGACGTCCACTACCGGGACGACCCAATATTGTTATTAGCCGTGATAGTGAATTGAGGATTGAAGGGGTGTCGACAGTGACCTCGATTGATGAAGCACTGGCATTGGCGGCGGACTATGAAGAAGTGATGGTCATTGGTGGAGGGAGTATTTATGCGGCGTGCTTACCTCGTGCCAATCGCTTATATATTACCGAAATTAAAGCGGATATCATCGGGGATACGCATTTTCCGGATTGGGGGAGCGACTGGCGAGAAACGCATCGTCAACCGTATGCTGCGGATGACAAAAACCAATATGATATGGAATTCGTGATTTTAGAACGCGGCACGGTGCCGTCTTAG
- the lptD gene encoding LPS assembly protein LptD, which yields MLLFSRTFLAASITAALFAPQVLAKQTQSLAAIDQCVINEPEPENSKSQPINVEADKLEAINGNKATYSGNVVVTQGKKHIKADNVTLHQKENVVVAEGNVQFNDGQVKTRSDKATNNLNTDKMTLENTDYKFLCQPGRGKAVYVSRTGKRIYQIEDGSITTCPEGDNSWRFVASSIDVDQDEEEATFYNPRFEIQNVPVMYLPLLTVPIGDKRKTGFLYPSVSYGSKEGMELEVPFYWNIAPEYDLESSVHYMEKRGVQLNNKFRYLTEFGQGQITSEYLPDDKEYDEDSARWGVQYEHSGIYKKNWKFSVDYSKVSDIDYFSDLNSSIGNREDGQLMQEGEVQYRTHSWDSSLLVRNFQLLTESTDDSPYKLLPKLSFNYHAPELMRFLDFDVKSHVARFETDANNKPSATRVHVEPGLTIPIANTWGSWTTEARVLGTYYQQDLNGVNLSNLRADGYDLKENASRVIPEFRSHAGITLESNDKFMGEYTQTLEPQIQYLYIPEEKQNDIYSYYDTTLLQTDYYGLFRSHRYSSIDYISSANQLSYGASTRFFDDQYKERFNLSFGQVFYFHSASTPPDIDQDSGSSNFSAWALDADFNYDDSIFYHGGLQLDSDKNTVQTGNSTLEYRFDKGYVQANYRYVSLDYIQEQASFITKNNYRNYTTDGISQAGLLGAYQLSPKWYATGQYFYDLTTDEPLEWIAGLRYTSDCWYFGMTYSRELDHWESNLYDYPNAEPSYENNFGISFGITGLGTNMGSDLISSSSSSLGYGRPFFLNN from the coding sequence ATGTTACTTTTTTCCCGCACGTTTTTAGCCGCTTCGATTACTGCGGCTCTATTCGCGCCGCAAGTTCTGGCAAAACAAACCCAGTCTTTAGCGGCCATTGACCAATGTGTCATCAATGAACCTGAGCCGGAAAACTCGAAGAGTCAGCCTATCAATGTAGAGGCCGATAAGCTAGAAGCAATTAACGGCAATAAAGCAACGTATTCCGGCAACGTCGTCGTTACACAAGGTAAAAAACATATCAAAGCTGATAATGTCACCTTGCACCAGAAAGAAAATGTGGTGGTTGCCGAAGGTAATGTGCAATTTAATGATGGCCAAGTCAAAACTCGTTCAGACAAAGCAACCAATAATCTTAACACCGATAAGATGACACTGGAAAATACCGACTACAAGTTCTTGTGTCAGCCAGGTCGTGGTAAGGCGGTGTATGTCTCGAGAACCGGTAAGCGTATTTATCAAATTGAAGATGGGTCAATCACCACCTGTCCTGAAGGCGATAATTCATGGCGCTTCGTCGCTTCAAGTATCGATGTCGACCAAGATGAAGAAGAAGCCACGTTCTACAACCCTCGTTTTGAAATCCAAAATGTCCCTGTGATGTATTTGCCGCTTTTGACCGTTCCTATTGGTGATAAACGTAAAACGGGCTTTTTATACCCTAGCGTTTCCTATGGCTCTAAAGAAGGGATGGAGTTAGAGGTTCCTTTTTACTGGAACATTGCCCCAGAATACGATTTAGAATCATCAGTGCATTATATGGAAAAACGGGGCGTGCAGTTGAATAACAAATTCCGTTATTTAACTGAGTTCGGTCAAGGTCAAATCACCTCTGAATATTTACCTGATGATAAAGAATACGATGAGGACTCAGCGCGCTGGGGGGTTCAATATGAACATAGCGGCATTTACAAAAAGAACTGGAAGTTCTCAGTCGATTACTCAAAAGTCAGTGATATTGACTATTTCTCTGATTTAAATTCCAGCATTGGTAACCGTGAAGACGGCCAATTGATGCAGGAAGGCGAAGTGCAATACCGGACGCATAGCTGGGATTCTTCCTTACTTGTGCGAAACTTCCAACTACTGACAGAAAGCACGGATGATTCTCCGTATAAACTTTTGCCTAAGCTGTCATTTAACTATCACGCACCGGAACTCATGCGCTTTTTAGATTTTGATGTGAAAAGTCATGTGGCGCGTTTTGAAACAGATGCGAACAATAAACCATCGGCAACTCGTGTCCATGTTGAGCCTGGCTTGACCATTCCCATTGCCAATACATGGGGCTCATGGACTACCGAAGCTCGCGTTTTAGGCACCTATTACCAGCAAGATTTGAATGGGGTTAACCTGTCCAATCTTCGTGCCGATGGCTATGACCTTAAAGAGAATGCGTCGCGCGTGATTCCTGAATTCCGTTCACATGCTGGCATCACTCTCGAAAGTAATGACAAGTTCATGGGGGAATATACGCAAACACTGGAACCACAAATTCAGTATTTGTATATCCCAGAAGAGAAACAAAACGACATATACTCGTACTACGATACCACGCTACTGCAAACCGATTACTATGGGTTATTCCGCTCGCATCGCTATAGCAGTATCGACTATATTTCATCAGCGAACCAATTGAGCTATGGGGCCAGTACGCGTTTCTTTGACGATCAATACAAAGAGCGTTTCAACTTATCGTTTGGGCAAGTCTTCTACTTCCACTCTGCTTCAACGCCTCCAGATATCGATCAAGACTCAGGGAGTTCCAACTTCTCTGCGTGGGCGTTGGATGCCGACTTTAACTACGATGATTCCATTTTCTATCATGGCGGCTTACAGTTAGACAGTGATAAAAACACCGTTCAAACTGGCAACAGCACGTTGGAATATCGCTTTGATAAAGGGTATGTGCAGGCAAATTATCGTTATGTGAGTTTGGATTATATTCAAGAGCAAGCCAGCTTTATCACCAAAAATAACTATCGTAACTACACCACAGATGGTATTTCACAGGCAGGGCTTCTGGGAGCGTATCAACTGTCACCAAAATGGTATGCGACGGGTCAATACTTTTATGATCTCACAACGGATGAACCTTTAGAGTGGATCGCTGGTCTACGTTATACATCGGATTGCTGGTACTTCGGTATGACATACAGTCGTGAACTGGATCATTGGGAATCAAACTTATATGACTACCCGAATGCCGAGCCTTCGTATGAAAACAACTTTGGCATTAGCTTCGGGATCACTGGTCTTGGTACGAACATGGGCTCAGACCTGATTTCAAGCAGTAGCTCATCGCTCGGTTATGGCCGCCCATTCTTCTTGAATAACTAA